The following coding sequences lie in one Gadus morhua chromosome 20, gadMor3.0, whole genome shotgun sequence genomic window:
- the LOC115533310 gene encoding toll-like receptor 13 isoform X2, with protein MENITDAIYGSRKTICVVSRDYLESEWCSREIQVASFRLFDEQKDVLILVFLEEIPMQQLSPYYRMRWLLKRQTYLSWSHALAHPNLFWEKLRQALETREHPMGEHIRLTVEDGPPGERPGPRIPIASLA; from the exons ATGGAAAACATAACAGATGCCATCTATGGCAGCCGGAAGACTATCTGTGTGGTCAGTCGTGATTACCTGGAGAGTGAATGGTGCTCCAGGGAGATCCAGGTTGCCAG CTTCCGGCTGTTTGACGAGCAGAAGGACGTGCTGATCCTGGTGTTCCTGGAAGAAATTCCAATGCAGCAGCTGTCTCCATACTACCGGATGAGGTGGCTCCTCAAGAGGCAAACGTACCTGAGCTGGTCCCACGCATTAGCACACCCAAACCTGTTCTGGGAGAAGCTCCGGCAGGCCCTGGAGACCCGAGAGCACCCAATGGGTGAGCATATACGGCTCACTGTGGAGGACGGACCCcctggagagagaccagggccCCGTATCCCGatagcatcgttagcctaa
- the LOC115533310 gene encoding toll-like receptor 13 isoform X1, with product MKTEIAMPLRGICFCSFGILYLFLNSYIRPTTGYVMKNCWVTQNAKADCRKFGFKVFPKDIPARVTKILLQGNNISKLNERDLENLPNLLYIDLSHNLISKIDSGSFVRQISLEVLHLENNKLRNIQEGMFDGLVHLTLLWLNFNQIQTVAPASFKSLSKLMILGLGHNKLHNLANILQHTPHLHSLIIAANEMSTFHSWELSNKSTELVTLDLSQNELMAFRLTADIFPNLTRLNLEDSIENGIVWEMNDTSYLSSVSELDISGVRSSLHGLQDVLETINSSLSYLKLNHVNNNLQALINISCKNPLLSGFEIRNNGIKHIRPDMLHLCTNLKLLDIGLNEITEISNKSFQSLRQLHTLIIHSNRLTSVPYAIRNTQISKLDLSCNNISVIDCDDFANMTGLKVLHLYKNHLSALKDCVFKDLVNLKELMLQNCSIDQLNGALKKNMPNLIHLSLLNNQLTVLDHGEFKALNSLQNLTLEGNKLNKLKNGTFFGLSSLTHLSLQSNEITEISNGAFADLKALKTLNLNCNHLKYASVERISYPPFVELSQLDTLLFTAQKKIHKRALPQNFLHGLTNLSVLDIRGNEFASLHPHTFNYTPNLNELILSQNDITDIPDNLFSPIQKLKSLWISQTNLRSLDFLLHANLTELEFLQVGKNVFSVIREPVMLSLTALNILDMKGNSFTCNCDNAWFLQWVISNKQTQVVDAYNFECNYPPNLKGRKLLEIGLSSCTVDMGFIFYISTACTVIMTIAVSFTHHFLQWHLVYAYYLMLAILYNSKNKDKRAHQYDAFVSYNANDEGWVLGELLPKLEDEQGWRLCLHHRDFQPGKPIMENITDAIYGSRKTICVVSRDYLESEWCSREIQVASFRLFDEQKDVLILVFLEEIPMQQLSPYYRMRWLLKRQTYLSWSHALAHPNLFWEKLRQALETREHPMGEHIRLTVEDGPPGERPGPRIPIASLA from the exons ATGAAAACAGAAATTGCGATGCCTCTAAGGGGAATTTGTTTCTGTTCATTtggaatattatatttatttttgaacagtTATATTCGTCCCACTACTGGCTACGTGATGAAGAACTGCTGGGTCACACAGAACGCAAAGGCCGACTGTAGGAAATTCGGTTTCAAAGTGTTTCCAAAGGACATTCCAGCAAGAGTCACAAAAATACTCCTGCAGGGAAACAACATTTCTAAACTAAATGAAAGAGATTTGGAAAATTTACCAAATCTGTTGTACATAGACCTGAGTCACAACTTGATCTCCAAGATTGATTCTGGCAGTTTTGTTCGTCAAATCTCTCTAGAGGTGTTGCATTTAGAGAACAATAAGCTTAGAAATATACAGGAGGGTATGTTTGATGGCCTGGTCCATCTCACACTTTTGTGGCTGAATTTCAATCAGATCCAAACAGTAGCACCAGCCTCTTTCAAGTCTCTGAGCAAGCTTATGATTTTGGGCCTAGGCCATAACAAACTGCACAACTTAGCAAACATCTTGCAACATACACCACATTTACACTCCCTAATCATTGCAGCAAACGAGATGTCCACTTTTCATTCATGGGAGCTGTCGAATAAGTCTACAGAACTTGTTACACTTGATCTGTCTCAAAATGAGCTCATGGCCTTTAGGCTCACTGCAGATATCTTTCCCAACCTCACAAGGTTGAACCTTGAGGATAGTATAGAGAATGGTATCGTCTGGGAGATGAATGACACATCGTACCTTAGCAGTGTGTCCGAACTAGATATCAGTGGGGTTCGCTCCTCATTACATGGACTGCAGGACGTTCTCGAGACAATTAACTCCTCACTGAGTTATTTGAAGCTAAACCATGTGAATAACAACCTGCAGGCTCTCATCAATATTTCCTGCAAAAACCCATTGCTGAGTGGATTTGAAATCCGAAATAACGGCATCAAACATATAAGACCAGACATGCTGCACCTCTGCACTAATCTGAAACTGTTGGACATAGGGTTGAATGAAATAACTGAAATCTCAAACAAATCGTTTCAATCTCTTAGGCAGCTTCACACTTTAATCATTCATTCTAACCGTCTCACATCGGTCCCCTATGCCATAAGGAATACTCAAATCTCAAAACTGGATCTCAGCTGCAATAACATCAGTGTGATTGACTGTGATGATTTTGCTAATATGACCGGTCTCAAAGTTCTCCATCTATACAAAAATCATCTTTCGGCTCTCAAGGATTGTGTTTTCAAAGATTTGGTCAATTTAAAGGAACTGATGTTGCAAAACTGCAGCATTGATCAGTTAAACGGcgccttaaaaaaaaacatgccaaATCTtatacatctttctttattaaaCAATCAACTCACTGTTCTAGATCATGGAGAATTTAAAGCTCTGAATTCCCTCCAGAATTTGACATTAGAAGGgaataaattaaacaaacttaaaaaTGGGACTTTTTTTGGACTGTCCAGTCTTACACATCTTTCTCTCCAATCAAATGAAATAACTGAAATTTCAAACGGTGCGTTCGCTGACTTGAAAGCTTTAAAgactttgaatttgaattgCAATCACCTTAAATATGCATCGGTAGAGCGTATTTCTTATCCACCATTTGTTGAGCTTTCACAACTGGATACATTGCTTTTTACAGctcaaaaaaaaatccataagAGGGCCCTCCCTCAAAACTTTCTGCATGGCCTGACAAATCTGTCAGTACTAGATATCCGAGGTAACGAATTTGCATCCCTGCACCCACACACCTTCAACTATACTCCTAATTTGAATGAGCTAATTCTGTCTCAAAATGATATCACAGACATTCCGGACAATTTGTTTTCCCCGATTCAAAAACTAAAAAGTCTTTGGATTTCACAGACAAACCTGAGGTCTCTAGATTTTCTGCTCCATGCTAACCTCACAGAGCTGGAGTTCTTGCAGGTGGGAAAGAATGTCTTTTCTGTGATTAGAGAGCCAGTGATGCTGTCCCTAACAGCACTTAATATCCTGGATATGAAGGGTAATAGCTTCACCTGTAATTGTGACAATGCGTGGTTCCTCCAATGGGTAATCAGCAACAAGCAAACACAAGTGGTTGATGCATACAACTTTGAATGCAACTACCCTCCAAACCTTAAGGGAAGAAAACTGTTGGAGATTGGCCTCAGTTCTTGTACAGTAGACATGGGCTTCATCTTTTATATTTCCACGGCATGCACGGTCATCATGACAATAGCAGTCTCCTTCACCCACCATTTCCTGCAATGGCATCTGGTCTATGCGTACTACCTCATGCTGGCTATCCTCTACAACTCAAAGAACAAGGACAAACGTGCTCATCAATACGACGCCTTCGTCTCCTACAACGCAAACGACGAGGGCTGGGTTCTTGGGGAGCTGCTGCCCAAGCTGGAGGACGAGCAGGGCTGGAGACTTTGTCTGCACCACCGAGACTTCCAGCCAG GTAAACCCATCATGGAAAACATAACAGATGCCATCTATGGCAGCCGGAAGACTATCTGTGTGGTCAGTCGTGATTACCTGGAGAGTGAATGGTGCTCCAGGGAGATCCAGGTTGCCAG CTTCCGGCTGTTTGACGAGCAGAAGGACGTGCTGATCCTGGTGTTCCTGGAAGAAATTCCAATGCAGCAGCTGTCTCCATACTACCGGATGAGGTGGCTCCTCAAGAGGCAAACGTACCTGAGCTGGTCCCACGCATTAGCACACCCAAACCTGTTCTGGGAGAAGCTCCGGCAGGCCCTGGAGACCCGAGAGCACCCAATGGGTGAGCATATACGGCTCACTGTGGAGGACGGACCCcctggagagagaccagggccCCGTATCCCGatagcatcgttagcctaa